The nucleotide sequence ATGGTGTTCCGAGTAATTTGCGTGTCCGTCGCATAAAGCAGGCCCTGTTCTATAGGAAACGCGATACAAGCGCGATGGGCCTGATCCCCCCTTAGAATGGGTTCTACTTGGGCGAAACCTTCTTTGACCATCCAAATACTGGCCGAGTGCTCAAAATCACCTGCCAACAGCCAGATACAGCCACGCTTAGGGTCCGGCACCAGACCATGAATGTGATTGATTTCACCCGTGGCAAAGGAATAGGCCACGGTCCACCCAGCATCTTCACCACGCTTATAAACGTGGACCGGATCGCGCTGTCGGTTGCCAAAATACTCGCCGAAGTAGATACCGTCCTCAAAACCCGGAACGCCCTCGATAACGGAAAAGCTCAGCGGTCCACGACCTACCCTGAACGAAAACTCACAACGTAACTGCCCCTGCTCGGGACAATAGCTGTAAAGCTTGGCACCATAAGAAAAAAAATACAGGCCCTGAAAAAAAGCCCCTGTTCCGAAGCCCAGTCGTGCCAGACGAAACGTCCAGCGGGATGCCGCCAGCAAGCGTCTTTTACTCGACTCAGGCACAGTAACCAAGCGCTCAAGGACACCGTCTTCAGTGCGTCGATACAACGTATTGGCCTTCCCCAGCACCAGACGTCCCGCGTCATCCAGAAATAAAGGTTTCAACCTGGGCAATACATATTCCGGCTTCATGAGCCCACCCAGAAATAGGGATAACCGGAGTGATTTCTTGCATCAAGAAACGCAATCAGCGCCTTGGCCGAAAGGACCTCGACAACCACTCCGTCGATAACCGCGGTTTTCAGCAAACCGGCTGCCAGCAAGTCCTTACACAGCGTCCGTTCACCAAAATGCAACGCGCCCCAACGAGGTGCGCGCTCACGCAGCACGCGGGACTCCTCGAAGTCGCCATCCTTAATGAGAAAATGCTTCTCGACATACCAATCACTGACCGGCCATTCTGCATCCTTCACATCCTCAGCCACATGGATCATTGTGAGACTATGCGTCAGGTCAGTCCCCAGGCCCACGATCAGTGCATCATGTTCGACGCAACGGCTCCAGGAAGAGTTCACGCCACAAGCCAGGGGTGAATTTCCCGTCAGATTACCGTCCATCAGTACCTCGGCAAGCTTGCCTGAGGCCACCATCGTATTGATCGGATGACGACTACGTACCGAACCGGCACGCTTATGCAACGCACCAGGCAAAACGCCGGTCTTTATCCGCGACTTCTGCACGTTGTAGACGTAGACCTTGTCATCGGGCTTGGTCGACAGGTACTCCTCCACCGAACGCGAATTGCTGAACATAGGCATCGCCGGCATTGCCAGCGTACCGCTGGCACCGACTACCCCTAGCAAAAACTCGACCATTTCATCAGGCCCGGACACCCGCCCTTTAAAAGGTGCAAATGCGGAGTGCACTACCATCAAGGAACCCGCACGAGCACCGCAGTCTTTGAGATAACGATCTAATGCAAGGTAATCGAAAGGTTTGGTCTGCTCTGTCTCGGTAGGGCGCTTCTTCTTGGCGCTTTTCTTTACCTTGCCGGCCAGACGTTGAACGTTGCGCCAATACACACGCCGGCCGAGCATTTCGATATGCGGCGACAGAGCAAAAATCTTCTTAACCAATCCTGTATTTGCCATGATGCTAGGACCTGTTCCTTAAAAAATGCGTATAGAAGTAGTCGTATGACTTCTTGTGCTCCGCACAGATGAAGTCCAACTTCACCTGTGAGGTCGAGGCGTGTTCCTTGTCAAAAACCCGCACTCCTGGGACATGTTCAATGCTCAAGCCATGCCTGCGCAACTGTTCGGCAACAAAGCCTTCTTCCCCAAACAGAAAACGTGGGTAAGCGACGTCGGCGCCCTTGGCAAAGTAACGCCGGGTGAAAATCATGAACGAACCATGGGCACCATACATAGGTGACTCCACCGCAGCGGCCGTCGGGGTCGCGCTTGTAAGGCCGCGATCACGTCGTTGCTCACGGGAACGTGCCAACTCACGCATACGTACCAGCTTGTGGTACCAACGAAATAGCACAATGTTAGAGCAAACCATCCGCATGAAGTTGATCTTACGTGCCGTCGGGCGGCTCATCATCTTCGGATTCAAGTCCCGGCCATCCTTATCGGAAAAAATGCCGGGGGCTATCAAACCGGTTTCGTTGCCCAATGGATGCGCCAAGAGAGTCTGAAAAAAATCCTCGGCAACCACCAGATCAACGTTGCAAACCACCACGAAGTCATAGCTCTCAACCCCTTGAGGCTGACTCGCCAATGCTTTATTAAATGCTGGAAAATAGCCGACATTTTCGTTTTTCAGATGTTTGAATGAGTAAGCGTAGTCACTGGAGGAAAAGTCCTTAATCGGTGAAATGGTTGAATTGTCCGCAAGGACTACATCCAACACCAGACCTGGACAGGCCCGATAAGCCAGATCGACAGACGCCAGAAAACGACCTGCGTCTTCGTAGGCGTTATAACAAACAGGAACCAAGAGAATTTTCACTTCAGACCTCAATTAGACTTTAACTCTCATCAACAAAAACAATAAAATCCATTGAACCGTAAAAACCAATGGAAGTGTCAGCCAACTCATAGAGCTTATTATGTAGGTCTGATAACTTATAGCAACGAAATAAACAAAGAACACAATTGCAAACGCACTATTCTTATGACTCAACAGGCGCCAATAACCAAGATTACAAAGAAGCCCCATAAAAAAAGCAAAAAACATGCTACCTATCAGACCAAAGTCATTGATAATTCCGCGAAAAACCGTAAACAAATTACCCTTAACATAATCTCCATAAGTATAAAACTCATCATATATACCCATAGGCAAACTACGATCATCACCAGCCAACTGAAATAGAGACATAAACGTATAATAACCCATCGTCAGCGTATCATGTCGATAACTCATCAAAGACTCACCCAAATAACGCTCAGAAAACCAGTCAGAAAAAGCGGGCAAATGCACGGAAGAGTAGGTAACCAAATAATACCTAAGGCGATTCAATATCAACGTTGTGTCATCAAGCTCATAAATACCTCGAGACAAAAATGAGGCAATGACTATAGGAAACACTAACAACCCATACAGAGATAAACTGCGAAAACCCTGATAATTAATCAGCGTGTAATTTTTATCATAGACTCTAGCAACCAAAAGCCCACCAAGAAACAAAAAAATAGAAAAGAAAAAAAGCCCTTTAGCACTTTGTAGAAACATTACGAGCAAGGCTGGAAGAAAAGACACTATTAGAAGTTTTATTTTTCCTTTGGCAGCGCCACGCGCACCATACACCAAACCACCGAAAACAGCAGTGTAATAGCTACACTGTAGACCAAGCTGCGCATAAACACTGGATACAATTTCACCTGAGTAACGTTTTCCAGCGTAAACGCCACCTACAGCAATCGGATTCGCGAGCAGTTGGTCAATCGAAATTCCTTGTTGCAATACGCCCATAAAAATCATCAATGCCGAAAATCCGGCAGCACCATAAAATGCCGCGACAATCAACGGTCTATTAAAGTAATAACTTGAAGGCAACTTGCTCTCATTTCGAGCTAATGCGATGTACCACGGAAAGAAAAAACAGGATAAGGAAAAAGCAAAACAGAACGACAATATATATAAAATAACCAAAGGATTAACGGGAGCTTCGAAAGCTACCAGAAGGGGAAACATAGTATAAAAAAACCAAAAAAGCAAAAATATAGAAACCGGATTTAACCAGATTCTAAAAACTTTTTTAGCGCACCACGCTCCGAGCAGAAAGAAAAAAGACAAAAACAAACTTATACATTTAAAAACCCAAAAATTATCCATTCTTTAATTTCCGCTGATACTTCCACATAAACATAACCAACAACAACACCTCAGCCAAAACAAAAGCTACTGACGCCCCGACGGCATCGTAGAAGTACGACGCCACCAGTGAAAACAGAAAAATAGAGGCCCCCACAGCAAATACAGAGCGCGCAAAATAGGCCTGTGCACCGATTAACGTTAACCCCACAGCTCCAAACATGGCATTTGCAACACCAAATATCACCGCCGGTGCCAGCAATACGATAAGCAGAAGCACTTCGTCGCCGAACCCAGGCAGCAAACCAAAGAGGTGTCCTACATAGATCGCAAACACCCCAAGCGGCATTACAAAGAACATTACGCCTAGCTGAATCCGCGTATTAATCCAGATCAGATCAAATGCCTTCGATGGCGTTTTTTCCTCAACCGGCAACAACGACCAAGCTTTAACGGCTTTAGGCATGAACAGTTGATTAAGTGGCCGAGCCAAGGCTTGGATACTTTTTACTACCTTCTCGGCCACGGCATAGGCGGAGACGGCTGCGCTGTTGGAAACGCCGGCTAGAATCAGGATATTGGCACCGCGAAACAGTGCTACAGAGATGTTGCCGAAAAACAGGTGACGCCCATCACCGAGTAGAGAAACAATCGAACGAACACTCATCGAGCGTAAGTTTCCTGCACCGAAGCGGTAAAGCAAATAGAAAAAAGCAGCGATACCGGACGCTAAAAAACTACCCGCCAATATTAGCGAAGCGAGCAACAGATCCGTCGCCCCGCCCACAAAAAGATAAATGGCCAATACAGCACCGAACCGCGAAACCAATACAAAAACCGCTAACGGTAAGTTGCGTTCGACGGCCTGAAAATAATAATTGCATTGAAAAATCATGCCCAGCACGAAGCATAACCAAGCCAGCAGTACGGCCAAACTGCCGTCAGAAAAGAGATGGTAAGCGCCAGCCAAAGGAAGCGCCGACACGAAAAACAAAAAAATACGCGCGCCAAGAATATTAAAAAAACACTCGGCCTCCTCTGACAGATCACCCTGCTTTCGCGCCTCAACAATAGAATTCACGCCACTGGTGTCGAAACTGTAAAGGCAAACGGTCAGCACGTAAAATGCCATGGCTTCTGCCACAACCAGTTCGGCAAACGCGCCCTTACCCAACAATGTCAGCAAATAAGGAAAGACCAGCAGGGGGAACAATGCGTTAGCCCCTTGTATTGCCATCAACGATATACCGTTGACAACGTTTGCGTTAACCCGCACGCATAATCCTCATAGAGCGTTCCCGATGCCTGAGGAACAGGCTTCATCTGAATCAGCGGCAAGGCGCCAGCATTGCCCCGTAACGAGATTAGCCAAGACTGGCTGAATCAATTGCATACTGGCTTGCCTCTCAGTATTCCAGACAGTTTCTCAAGTACGGACATGCGGATGAACGCTCGCGTCCATCCGCCTCATTTACACTCTTTCATTGGCCCATTGCATAACCCGAAGGTTCGCGGTCAAGCCGACCACACGCCACGAGTATCAACGACTTTGTGAGTCTCAAGGATGGTAGCCGGGATTTTCTTGAAGGTCTTGTGATCCACCAGAAGTACGATAACGTCCGCATCGGCGATTGCCGACTCGGTTGTAACCAGCTTCAGTTGATCAGCCAATTGACTCGGCAATGCTTCGATGTTCGGCTCAACAGCAACGACCGTACCTGGGTGAGAGGCCAGGATTTTCCGGGTAATGGCAAGTGCAGGGCTCTCGCGCAAGTCATCAATATCCGGCTTGAATGCCAAGCCCAAACAGGCAATCGTTACTTCACGAGCAGTCTTGTCTGGATTGGCCTGAAGAAACTCGGCCACCGCCAGCTTGGTCTTTTCCAACACCCACTCAGGCTTACTATCATTGACCTCACGTGCCATGCGAATCAGACGGGCTTCCTTCGGTGTCTTGCTGACAATGAACCAAGGATCAACGGCAATGCAGTGCCCACCTACACCTGGCCCAGGCTGTAGGATATTCACACGAGGATGGCGATTGGCCAGGCGAATCAACTCCCAGACATTGATCTGCAGCTTGTCGCAAATCATCGACAGTTCGTTGGCAAACGCAATATTGGTATCGCGGAAGCTGTTTTCGGTCAGCTTGCACATCTCCGCCGTTCTGGCATTGGTGATGACACACTCGCCCTCAACGAAGATCTGATACAGCGAGACGGCCGCCGCAGAGCACTTTGGCGTCATGCCGCCAATCACCCGATCGTTCTGTACCAACTCGCGCAGTACGTGACCCGGCAATACACGCTCCGGACAGTGGGCAATACGAATATCGGAATCTTCGCCGCAATCCTGGGGGAAACTCAAGTCCGGACGCGCAGATGCCAGCCAGGCAGACATCTGTTCGGTTGCGCCGACGGGAGAAGTGGACTCCAAGATAACCAAGTCGCCCTTTTTAAGAACCGGAGCAATGGCCTCACTGGCCGATTGAATATACCCCAGATCAGGCGTGTAGTCCGCGTTGAAGGGGGTAGGCACGGCGATCAAGAACGCGTCAGCCGCTTCTGGAGTCGTCGTCGCTCGCAGATAACCGTTAGTCACGGCTGCGTGCACCACCATATCCAGGTCGGGCTCAACAATATGAATACTGCCCTTATTGATGATCGCGACTGTATCTGAATTGACGTCAACACCAATTACGTGTTTTTTGCGCGACGCAAATACAGCAGCAGTGGGAAGCCCAATATAGCCAAGGCCGACAACAGAGATAGTTTGAAACGGCATAATGTTCCTTACAACGATTTGAACTTGGAATGACTAGGCCACGTGCAGTTTTTTTTCACTCAGCGCCGGAATTTCAGGTGATGCGTGAAAGGCCCTGGACTCACTTACTGATCCAATGCTGCCAGCGCCGCCAGTATACGTTTGCAAGCATCCCCTTCGCCGTAAGGATTGTGCGCATAACTCATATTCGCGTAGGCGACGGGGTCTTCCAACAACTGCTTAAGCTCCTGAACGATGCGTTCCGTTTGCGTACCCACCAGCTTGACCGTACCAGCAGCTACAGCCTCGGGTCGCTCAGTGGTATCGCGCATGACCAGTACTGGCTTGCCCAATGAGGGGGCCTCTTCCTGGATACCGCCCGAGTCGGTAAGAATGATGTACGAACGACTCATCATGTAGACGAAGGGCAAATATTCCAGAGGCTCTATCAAATGGACGTTGTTGATACCGGTCAGCAATCGATTGACGGGCTCACGAACATTCGGATTCAGGTGTACGGGGTAAACAATATCGACCTCTGGATGAGCCGTGGCAACCTCTATAAGCGCTCTACAGATTCGCTCAAAACCGTCGCCAAAACTCTCGCGTCGGTGTCCGGTCACCAGAATCAACTTGCGACTTGAATCGAGAAAAGCCGCTGGAGCAGCCGCCCGAGCCCTGAGATCGCTATCCTGATCAAGTCGATTGACGA is from Pseudomonas mucidolens and encodes:
- a CDS encoding glycosyl transferase — protein: MKILLVPVCYNAYEDAGRFLASVDLAYRACPGLVLDVVLADNSTISPIKDFSSSDYAYSFKHLKNENVGYFPAFNKALASQPQGVESYDFVVVCNVDLVVAEDFFQTLLAHPLGNETGLIAPGIFSDKDGRDLNPKMMSRPTARKINFMRMVCSNIVLFRWYHKLVRMRELARSREQRRDRGLTSATPTAAAVESPMYGAHGSFMIFTRRYFAKGADVAYPRFLFGEEGFVAEQLRRHGLSIEHVPGVRVFDKEHASTSQVKLDFICAEHKKSYDYFYTHFLRNRS
- the wecB gene encoding non-hydrolyzing UDP-N-acetylglucosamine 2-epimerase, coding for MAPLALALAADERFEAKVCVTGQHREMLDQVLELFDIQPDYDLNIMKAGQDLTDVTTSILQGMKAILAEFQPDIVLVHGDTATTFSASLAAYFQQIPVAHVEAGLRTGNLYSPWPEEGNRKLTGALANLHFAPTSNSQDNLLREGVSADRIVVTGNTVIDALLEVVNRLDQDSDLRARAAAPAAFLDSSRKLILVTGHRRESFGDGFERICRALIEVATAHPEVDIVYPVHLNPNVREPVNRLLTGINNVHLIEPLEYLPFVYMMSRSYIILTDSGGIQEEAPSLGKPVLVMRDTTERPEAVAAGTVKLVGTQTERIVQELKQLLEDPVAYANMSYAHNPYGEGDACKRILAALAALDQ
- a CDS encoding O-antigen polymerase, coding for MDNFWVFKCISLFLSFFFLLGAWCAKKVFRIWLNPVSIFLLFWFFYTMFPLLVAFEAPVNPLVILYILSFCFAFSLSCFFFPWYIALARNESKLPSSYYFNRPLIVAAFYGAAGFSALMIFMGVLQQGISIDQLLANPIAVGGVYAGKRYSGEIVSSVYAQLGLQCSYYTAVFGGLVYGARGAAKGKIKLLIVSFLPALLVMFLQSAKGLFFFSIFLFLGGLLVARVYDKNYTLINYQGFRSLSLYGLLVFPIVIASFLSRGIYELDDTTLILNRLRYYLVTYSSVHLPAFSDWFSERYLGESLMSYRHDTLTMGYYTFMSLFQLAGDDRSLPMGIYDEFYTYGDYVKGNLFTVFRGIINDFGLIGSMFFAFFMGLLCNLGYWRLLSHKNSAFAIVFFVYFVAISYQTYIISSMSWLTLPLVFTVQWILLFLLMRVKV
- a CDS encoding AAC(3) family N-acetyltransferase, with product MANTGLVKKIFALSPHIEMLGRRVYWRNVQRLAGKVKKSAKKKRPTETEQTKPFDYLALDRYLKDCGARAGSLMVVHSAFAPFKGRVSGPDEMVEFLLGVVGASGTLAMPAMPMFSNSRSVEEYLSTKPDDKVYVYNVQKSRIKTGVLPGALHKRAGSVRSRHPINTMVASGKLAEVLMDGNLTGNSPLACGVNSSWSRCVEHDALIVGLGTDLTHSLTMIHVAEDVKDAEWPVSDWYVEKHFLIKDGDFEESRVLRERAPRWGALHFGERTLCKDLLAAGLLKTAVIDGVVVEVLSAKALIAFLDARNHSGYPYFWVGS
- a CDS encoding oligosaccharide flippase family protein encodes the protein MFPLLVFPYLLTLLGKGAFAELVVAEAMAFYVLTVCLYSFDTSGVNSIVEARKQGDLSEEAECFFNILGARIFLFFVSALPLAGAYHLFSDGSLAVLLAWLCFVLGMIFQCNYYFQAVERNLPLAVFVLVSRFGAVLAIYLFVGGATDLLLASLILAGSFLASGIAAFFYLLYRFGAGNLRSMSVRSIVSLLGDGRHLFFGNISVALFRGANILILAGVSNSAAVSAYAVAEKVVKSIQALARPLNQLFMPKAVKAWSLLPVEEKTPSKAFDLIWINTRIQLGVMFFVMPLGVFAIYVGHLFGLLPGFGDEVLLLIVLLAPAVIFGVANAMFGAVGLTLIGAQAYFARSVFAVGASIFLFSLVASYFYDAVGASVAFVLAEVLLLVMFMWKYQRKLKNG
- the wecC gene encoding UDP-N-acetyl-D-mannosamine dehydrogenase: MPFQTISVVGLGYIGLPTAAVFASRKKHVIGVDVNSDTVAIINKGSIHIVEPDLDMVVHAAVTNGYLRATTTPEAADAFLIAVPTPFNADYTPDLGYIQSASEAIAPVLKKGDLVILESTSPVGATEQMSAWLASARPDLSFPQDCGEDSDIRIAHCPERVLPGHVLRELVQNDRVIGGMTPKCSAAAVSLYQIFVEGECVITNARTAEMCKLTENSFRDTNIAFANELSMICDKLQINVWELIRLANRHPRVNILQPGPGVGGHCIAVDPWFIVSKTPKEARLIRMAREVNDSKPEWVLEKTKLAVAEFLQANPDKTAREVTIACLGLAFKPDIDDLRESPALAITRKILASHPGTVVAVEPNIEALPSQLADQLKLVTTESAIADADVIVLLVDHKTFKKIPATILETHKVVDTRGVWSA